GGTGACGTTGGCCAAAGCCGACTTAGAACCCGTCTACCGCGCCGAGGTCGCACGCCTGTTCGACTCAGAGCTGGAAGTAATCCCTGGCGCAAATACGCTGCTGGACAGCATGACGGTGCCGATGTGCGTGGTCTCAAACGGTCCGGTCAGTAAAATGCAGCACTCGCTGGGTAAACTGGGCATGCTGCATCATTTCCCGGACAAACTGTACAGCGGTTACGATATTCAACGCTGGAAGCCCGATCCGGCGCTGATGTTCCACGCGGCAAAAGCCATGAACGTCAACGCGCAGAACTGCATTCTGGTAGATGACTCTTCTGCTGGTGCACAGTCGGGAATTGATGCAGGAATGGAAGTGTTCTACTTCTGCGCCGATCCGCACAACAAGCCGATCGATCATCCCAAAGTAACGACCTTTACCGATCTGGCGCAACTGCCGGCGTTGTGGAAGGCGCGCGGATGGAATATTACGCGATAATAAAAAAGCCGGATGGCGCTCGCGCTTATCCGGCCTTCAGGATCCATGGTTTTGTAGGGCGGGTAAGCGAAGCGCCACCCGCCAAAAAATCACTCTTTTGGATCTTTACCCGCCAGCAGCTTATCCAGTTCATCGCCACCCACGTGGCGGAAATCCTGGCCCTTCACGAAATAGAAGATGTACTCGCAGATATTCTGGCAGCGGTCGCCAATACGCTCGATAGAACGCGCGCAGAACAACGCGGTCAGCACGCTGGGAATAGTCCGCGAATCTTCCATCATGTAGGTCATCAGTTGGCGCACGATCCCTTCGTATTCCTGGTCAACTTTCTTGTCTTCACGGTAGATACGAACCGCTTCGTCCAGATCCATACGCGCAAACGCATCCAGCACGTCGTGCAGCATCTGTACGGTATGACGCCCCAGTGACTCCAGGCTCACCAACAGCGGCTGATGCTGCTGAGAGAATTTCTCCAGTGCAGTACGACAAATTTTATCCGCTACGTCACCAATACGCTCCAGCTCGGCGATGGTTTTGATGATCGCCATCACCAGACGCAGGTCGCTCGCCGTAGGCTGGCGCTTGGCGATGATGCGAACACAGGCTTCATCGATCGCCACTTCCATCATGTTGACGTGCTTATCGCCATCAACAACGCGTTTCGCCAGCTCGCTGTCCTGATTGTGCATCGCGGTGATAGCATCAGAAAGCTGCTGCTCAACCATGCCGCCCAT
The DNA window shown above is from Citrobacter farmeri and carries:
- the yieH gene encoding 6-phosphogluconate phosphatase, which encodes MSGIEAVFFDCDGTLVDSEVICSRAYVAMFQEFGITLDLEETFKRFKGVKLYEIIDIINEEHGVTLAKADLEPVYRAEVARLFDSELEVIPGANTLLDSMTVPMCVVSNGPVSKMQHSLGKLGMLHHFPDKLYSGYDIQRWKPDPALMFHAAKAMNVNAQNCILVDDSSAGAQSGIDAGMEVFYFCADPHNKPIDHPKVTTFTDLAQLPALWKARGWNITR
- the phoU gene encoding phosphate signaling complex protein PhoU, translating into MDNLNLNKHISGQFNAELESIRTQVMTMGGMVEQQLSDAITAMHNQDSELAKRVVDGDKHVNMMEVAIDEACVRIIAKRQPTASDLRLVMAIIKTIAELERIGDVADKICRTALEKFSQQHQPLLVSLESLGRHTVQMLHDVLDAFARMDLDEAVRIYREDKKVDQEYEGIVRQLMTYMMEDSRTIPSVLTALFCARSIERIGDRCQNICEYIFYFVKGQDFRHVGGDELDKLLAGKDPKE